From Triticum aestivum cultivar Chinese Spring chromosome 4A, IWGSC CS RefSeq v2.1, whole genome shotgun sequence, a single genomic window includes:
- the LOC123087792 gene encoding shaggy-related protein kinase alpha has product MTSFGVAPASGLRDAGGSSEVDKLPDEISNMRISDEKEVEATIINGNGTEAGHIIVTTIGGRDGQRKQTISYMAERVIGQGSFGVVFQAKCLETSETVAIKKVLQDKRYKNRELQMMRLLDHPNVVSLKHCFFSTTEKDELFLNLVLEYVPETVHRVIRHYNKMNQRMPLIYVKLYTYQICRALAYIHRTVGVCHRDIKPQNLLVNPHTHQLKICDFGSAKVLVKGEPNISYICSRYYRAPELIFGATEYTTAIDIWSAGCVLAELLTGQPLFPGESGVDQLVEIIKILGTPTREEIKCMNPNYTEFKFPQIKAHPWHKVFHKRMPPEAVDLVSRLLQYSPHLRSSALDALIHPFFDELHDPNTRLPNGRFLPPLFNFKPHELKGLPMEIAAKLVPEHARSQCPFLGL; this is encoded by the exons ATGACCTCATTTGGTGTCGCACCGGCATCTGGGCTGAGAGATGCTGGTGGTAGTAGTGAAGTGGATAAGTTGCCGGATGAAATTAGTAATATGAGAATAAGTGACGAAAAG GAAGTAGAGGCAACAATCATCAATGGGAATGGAACAGAAGCTGGTCATATTATAGTCACGACTATCGGAGGCAGAGATGGCCAAAGGAAGCAG ACAATAAGTTACATGGCTGAACGTGTCATTGGTCAAGGATCATTTGGTGTTGTGTTCCAG GCAAAATGTTTGGAGACAAGTGAGACAGTAGCTATCAAGAAGGTTCTTCAGGATAAGAGATACAAGAACCGTGAGTTGCAAATGATGCGTCTACTTGACCATCCAAATGTCGTCTCTCTCAAACACTGCTTCTTCTCAACCACTGAAAAGGATGAACTCTTTCTGAATCTTGTGCTTGAGTATGTTCCTGAGACAGTCCACCGTGTCATCAGACACTACAACAAGATGAACCAACGCATGCCACTGATATATGTGAAGCTATATACTTATCAG ATTTGTAGGGCACTGGCTTATATCCATCGCACCGTTGGTGTTTGCCACAGGGACATAAAACCACAGAATCTTCTG GTTAACCCACACACTCATCAGCTGAAGATCTGTGATTTCGGAAGTGCAAAAGTTCTG GTGAAAGGCGAACCCAATATATCATACATCTGCTCTAGGTACTATAGGGCACCGGAGCTTATTTTTGGTGCTACTGAGTACACGACAGCAATCGACATCTGGTCTGCTGGATGTGTTCTTGCTGAACTTCTGACAGGACAG CCTCTGTTTCCCGGTGAAAGTGGAGTTGATCAACTTGTTGAGATTATCAAG ATTCTGGGCACACCTACAAGAGAAGAAATCAAATGTATGAACCCGAACTACACAGAATTCAAGTTTCCCCAAATCAAGGCCCATCCATGGCATAAG GTGTTCCACAAGCGAATGCCACCTGAAGCAGTGGACCTGGTTTCCAGGCTTCTTCAGTACTCACCGCACCTTCGGTCCTCAGCT CTGGATGCTCTGATCCATCCATTCTTCGATGAGCTCCATGACCCAAACACCCGCCTCCCCAACGGCCGgttccttcctcccctcttcaaCTTCAAGCCCCACG AGCTGAAGGGGCTTCCGATGGAGATCGCGGCGAAGCTGGTCCCGGAGCACGCGAGGAGCCAATGCCCGTTCCTAGGGCTGTAG